In the Tissierellales bacterium genome, TCGAATTCAAAATTGTAAGAGTACTATAAATTCCCTCTCGAATATCATAATAATCCATGTCACTCTCTTTATCAATTCTAGAAAATGTTCTAAGGCTTTTAACAATCTTTTCAACTCTTTTTAGGCCATCTTCTATATCCTCAACAATTTCATTTATATCTGTTTTTATAAATTCAAACTCAGCTTTTTTCTTATCTTTCATAGTACAATTCTTGTTACTCTCAATCATTTCCATTATCTCATTTATATAATTTACTAAAATATCATGATTACTCATCACGTAACCTAATGGATTATTTATCTCATGGGCGACTCCTGCTGACAACTGTCCTATGGCAGCCATTTGTTCTTGTTGTATCAATTTGATTTGAGTTTTCCTTACTTTTTCCAAAGCAAGTTCCAGCTCTCTATTCGTATCCGCTAAAGCTGTCTCCTTCTCTATACGCTGAAATACATTGCTAAACATCTCAGCAGCTATACTCAATATATGTTCATCATCTTCAGTCCATATACCCGTTGTCTCAACATTATCAAAACCAGCAAATCCTTTTAATTCATCATCTATAATAAGCGGCAATACTAAAACTGATTTTATGCCTTGCATTTCTAATATCTCTTTCTCTGCACTAGCTTCTGGTCCTAGCAAAGAAACATCATGAATATTGAGTACACTTCCGTCACTGATGCTGTTAACCCACCACGGAAACATATCTATAGGTAAATTTTTCAAATTGTTGATTTCAGATTCTACTCCATCATTACACCATTCATAAGTATTATCCATAGTTCCATTATCTATATCAAATTGAAAAACATAGGCACGAGAAGCATTACTACATCTACCTATATTCTCCAGCGCATTATCTAGTCCTTTTGATACATCTCCTGTTCTTATAAATTCGCGTCCAATTTGAGAAACAATATATTGAAAATTAAGTTGTCGCTCTAATTTTGCTTCTAACTGTGTTGTCGTCATACTAATCCCCCTCGCTACACTCTTACATTAATAATACCCACATCAAATTATTTTAAAATTAGATGCAGGTATTGTTTTAATAGAGATTTCTTATATTATTTTACTGCAAAATATTTTTTACAAACATAACATATAGTTTGTGATAAGTCGCCCTTATTCCTGATTCAAATTTAAATTCATTCTCATAAATTTGAATCATTTCATTTATTAAATTTATATCACATTCCTGTGAATTTTTTTGACAATTGTTTGCCCCAACTTTTTTTACAGAATAAAAAAATTCTAAGCACGAATCAAAATAATGGTATTCATAACTTTCTTCTACACATAATTTGCCTTCATATCTATCGCTATACAATTCTCTAATCTCTTCTTGTGAGAAAAACTTTTGGCTAGTAGTTTTTTTTGTAGTTTGACTAGTAGTTTTTTTGGTAGTTTGGCTAGTATCTGAACTAGTATTTCTATTAGAATTAATCATAATATTTTGTTCAGCATTCCTATATGCTTTATCATATGAAAGTCTTAACTCATTGAATGTATTCTCTCCAAAAGTCGAAAAACACATTATTCCACCATTTCTAAGCGCTCTAATTATTTTTTCTGACGTTTTTTCTAAATTATTCAACCACTGAAATGTGGCATTTGAAATAACTAAATCATATTCTTCTATTCCTAAGTCCATCTCTTCTATATCCACACATTCGAAATTCACATGTTCACTTTGAATATTTTTCCTAGCATATTTTATCATTCCAGGAGCAATATCTACGCTTCTAATTTGAGCACTGGGGAACATATCTAAAATTAACTTCGTAAGGTATCCTGTACCGCAACCTATTTCCAATATTTTCTCTGGTTTAGCTTTCTTAATCATATCCATAATATGAGAACTCATATGTTTTTGAACAACAGCATATTTATCATATTGATGAGCATTTTTACTAAACCTTCTACTTAGTTTTTTCTTATCTATCATCAAACAAACTCCTTATATGACTAATTACTAAATTAGTAACTACTTCTCGATTTGTATAAAACGGTATATGACCGGCTCTTTTTACAATTATTTTTTTTATTTCATCATTAGTATCACTCATATCTAAACATCTTCTTAGAGGCACTATCCTGTCTTTTTCACCATGGATTAGCAATACATTAGAATCCAATTTATAAACATATTCTTCGAAATCTATGTTTTTCAAACAATCAAGTCCATATATTAAATCCTGAATACTAAATTTATTACAATCGCATTCCAATACTTGAACTAATTTTTCATAAAAAAGTTTCTCATCTCTAGCCAATAATTTATTTACAAAAGCATATAGTACATTCATTTTATCTGCTATGAGATTTTCTTTCATTCTTTCAATAGACTTTTCATCCCAGCCTATACATTCATTCTCTTTTCTCGAAAATCGCACTCCGGGACTAATTAAAACAGCTCCCTCTACCTCACTTAAATATTTCAGTGCTACTATAGAACCCAATGACCATCCTATGAGAACTATTCTCCTATGCCTGTTTACTCTAATTATACTTTGAATTTCTTGCTCTATATCGTCTAGTCCATTCATATCATTCCAAATCACTATCTCTTTTTCTATTTTAGTTCCAATCATTCTATAAAGCTCTTCAAAAAAATTTTCCCATATTGACTCGCCAAATCCCCAACCATTTATCACAATTAGCATTATCTCTCTATACAATTTCACTCCCCCATATATCTGCTATACTATTTATTACATAATCTATATCTTCGATATTATGATTAGCGGTTAAAGATGCCCTCAATCTAGCTTTCCCTTTAGGCACTGTAGGAACCCTTATCGCCGGCATATATATTTTATATTCATCCATAAGCCTCTTTGAAATACTCACAGCTTTATTCTCATCTCCAATCATAATCGGTATTATAGGTGTAATTGTTGATTGTCCAAAATCCATACCTAAATTTATAAGTTTTTCTCTCATATAATCGGCTAGCATCATCAATTTCTGTTGTCTTTCACTCTCTGTTTTAATTATATTTATAGATTCTATAGATGCTCTTATCATACTTGGTGGAAGTGATGTGGAGAATACAAAACTTCTAGATATATTTTTCAAATACTCTATCATTTGTCTACTACCAGAAGCATATCCACCAACACATCCAACAGCTTTGCTAAGTGTTCCAATTTGTATATCTATTCCATCATTTATACCTAAATATGAACATGTTCCACTTCCGCATTTACCTAAAACTCCAAATCCATGAGCATCATCAACCATAACCATAGCATTGTATTTTTTGGACAAAAACCTAATATCTCGAAGTGGTGCTATATCTCCATCCATACTAAAAACACCGTCTGTAACAATCAACTTCTTTTTAGAATTAGATATCTTCAAACGTTTTTCCAAACTATCCATACAACAATGTTTGTATCTAATAATCTTTGCCCTACTAAGAATTATTCCATCTACTATACTCGCATGATTGTACTTATCTGAAAAGACCTCAAACTCTCTATCGCAAATAGCTGATATTACTCCAAGATTTGCCATATATCCACTATTAAAAATCAATGACGCTTCGGTTCCTTTTACCTCTGATATAACTCTCTCAAGTTCTGAAAATACAGTCCTTGATCCACTAGTAAGTCTAGAACCTGTTGAACCAATCGTATCATTATAAACTTCATTAATCGCTGCTACTTTCAGTCTTTCGTCATTAGCTAAACCAAGATAATCATTAGAACCAAATATCAATATTTCTTTTCCATCCAGCTCAGCTCTAGGTGAATCCATATTGCTGAAATTTTTTGTAAATCTCAACAAATCCTTTCTTTTAATCTCTCTTATTTTTGATTCAAAATCTATCATATTCATTTCATCCTCTAAAAATTCAATTAAATCACAATTTCATCTATAAGATACAATATATTACACTTTTTGTCAACCTATCTTTCGTCAAGTTGACTATCAAGGCAAAATAAAAGCAATCAAGATATACTCTCAATTGCTTGTGAAGAATTGTCATGTGTATAATAGTTCTAGTTCCAGGCTACCAAAGCTGGTCCAATTTATCAGCGTAAAACTCAATCGCCTTTTTAAAAGTAACGACATCCTCATCAATTGATGTTTCAGATATTATTTTTAAGAGCAATTCCATCGACTTCGAATGCTCGCCAAGATTATAAAGTGTCATAGCCAAAAACACCTTCAATGAATTTGTATTAAATTTTTCTATTCCTTCAATTAAAAGTTCTTTCGATTTTTCATACTCTCCAATTGTCCTATAAGTACTTCCTAATCCCAAGTACGCTTCTTTAAGGTCAGTATCATCAAGACCTATTTCTATAGCTTTTTCGTAAAAAGGAACTGCCTCTTTTTCAAGGCCTAATACATCAAAACTCCAAGCACATTGATAGTTTATCTGTGCATCTTCCGGGTATTCATCTACTAGTTTCAAAAGCCTAGCATTTGCTTCTTTTAACTTTCCATTTTCTCTAAGTTTTATTGCTTCTTTTAATCTTTCCAACGTTCCCTCCTGTACACAATAATATTTTAGCTTTCATTAAAATATTATTAGATTCCAACTATTATTGCAAGAAATATATAATATGACATACCCCTGTCTATATTATATATTTATAATTATAATATAACTTTAAAAGGAGGTTTTTAAAATGCCTAGGCCAACAAATAAATCAGATTTAATCAATACTTCACAGGAAAAATACGACAAACTTCTATTTTTAATAAAATCTATGTCTG is a window encoding:
- a CDS encoding alpha/beta hydrolase; translated protein: MYREIMLIVINGWGFGESIWENFFEELYRMIGTKIEKEIVIWNDMNGLDDIEQEIQSIIRVNRHRRIVLIGWSLGSIVALKYLSEVEGAVLISPGVRFSRKENECIGWDEKSIERMKENLIADKMNVLYAFVNKLLARDEKLFYEKLVQVLECDCNKFSIQDLIYGLDCLKNIDFEEYVYKLDSNVLLIHGEKDRIVPLRRCLDMSDTNDEIKKIIVKRAGHIPFYTNREVVTNLVISHIRSLFDDR
- a CDS encoding tetratricopeptide repeat protein produces the protein MERLKEAIKLRENGKLKEANARLLKLVDEYPEDAQINYQCAWSFDVLGLEKEAVPFYEKAIEIGLDDTDLKEAYLGLGSTYRTIGEYEKSKELLIEGIEKFNTNSLKVFLAMTLYNLGEHSKSMELLLKIISETSIDEDVVTFKKAIEFYADKLDQLW
- a CDS encoding GAF domain-containing sensor histidine kinase — translated: MTTTQLEAKLERQLNFQYIVSQIGREFIRTGDVSKGLDNALENIGRCSNASRAYVFQFDIDNGTMDNTYEWCNDGVESEINNLKNLPIDMFPWWVNSISDGSVLNIHDVSLLGPEASAEKEILEMQGIKSVLVLPLIIDDELKGFAGFDNVETTGIWTEDDEHILSIAAEMFSNVFQRIEKETALADTNRELELALEKVRKTQIKLIQQEQMAAIGQLSAGVAHEINNPLGYVMSNHDILVNYINEIMEMIESNKNCTMKDKKKAEFEFIKTDINEIVEDIEDGLKRVEKIVKSLRTFSRIDKESDMDYYDIREGIYSTLTILNSRLKLLDKVEVDIPSSIPKIWMDAGKINQVILNAIVNAIDAISEMGKDHEGILKISIKISDEFMKMEIEDNGIGMTEDVRKNIFTPFFTTKEVGKGTGLGMSIAYDIVTKLHKGTINIESEQGSGSSFIMTLPIRKSEDEG
- a CDS encoding methyltransferase domain-containing protein, coding for MIDKKKLSRRFSKNAHQYDKYAVVQKHMSSHIMDMIKKAKPEKILEIGCGTGYLTKLILDMFPSAQIRSVDIAPGMIKYARKNIQSEHVNFECVDIEEMDLGIEEYDLVISNATFQWLNNLEKTSEKIIRALRNGGIMCFSTFGENTFNELRLSYDKAYRNAEQNIMINSNRNTSSDTSQTTKKTTSQTTKKTTSQKFFSQEEIRELYSDRYEGKLCVEESYEYHYFDSCLEFFYSVKKVGANNCQKNSQECDINLINEMIQIYENEFKFESGIRATYHKLYVMFVKNILQ
- the bioF gene encoding 8-amino-7-oxononanoate synthase; this translates as MIDFESKIREIKRKDLLRFTKNFSNMDSPRAELDGKEILIFGSNDYLGLANDERLKVAAINEVYNDTIGSTGSRLTSGSRTVFSELERVISEVKGTEASLIFNSGYMANLGVISAICDREFEVFSDKYNHASIVDGIILSRAKIIRYKHCCMDSLEKRLKISNSKKKLIVTDGVFSMDGDIAPLRDIRFLSKKYNAMVMVDDAHGFGVLGKCGSGTCSYLGINDGIDIQIGTLSKAVGCVGGYASGSRQMIEYLKNISRSFVFSTSLPPSMIRASIESINIIKTESERQQKLMMLADYMREKLINLGMDFGQSTITPIIPIMIGDENKAVSISKRLMDEYKIYMPAIRVPTVPKGKARLRASLTANHNIEDIDYVINSIADIWGSEIV